The following nucleotide sequence is from Gammaproteobacteria bacterium.
AATCACCAATCCATCCGGATTTTCATTAACACTTATGCCCAGCATTTTCAGACCGTTTGCCATGACAGCAATTCGATCTGACTCTTTTACCCGCAATTCTTCTGCACCAACTAAGGTAGTTACACCTTGGGCGCAAGCGGCTGCAATAAATATAATTGGAAATTCATCAATTGAATTAGCAATTAGCGAATGAGGAATTTTAATTCCATGCAGTGCACTACTTTGAACAATTAGATCTGCAACCGGCTCCTTACCCATATTTCGCTGATTAGTAACCTGAATATTCGCTCCCATTAACTGCAGTATTTTAATCACTCCATCACGAGTAGGATTAACTCCAACATTACGTATAGTCAACATAGCCTTATCAGAAATCAATGCACCAACAATTAAAAAAGCTGCGGAAGAAATATCGCCCGGAATTTCGATTTCACAAGCAGATAACTTTCCACCTCCCATGACACAAGCACTTTGATCATTTAACTCGACAGGGTAGGAAAACGTTTGCAACATTCTTTCAGTATGGTCACGTGTAGGAGTATTTTCTTCGACACATGTTCTCCCTTGTGCATACAATCCTGCCAATAACACGCATGACTTTACCTGCGCACTGGGAACGGGAAGCAAGTACTCAATTCCTGACAACACCCTTGATGGCTGCATCACTAAAGGTGGCGTATAGCCTTCTTCACTAGCAATGTTTGCACCCATTCTCTTTAAAGGTGTTTGAATACGTTGCATGGGCCGTGATGAAAGTGAGTGATCACCTATTAAGGTAGATGTAAAATTTTGCCCACTTAAAATACCTGCCAATAATCGCATCGCAGTACCAGAATTCCCCATGTCGAGCACTTTATTTGGTGCACGCAAACCTTTTAGACCCACACCTTCTATGCGCACATGCGTGTCGCCAATGCGTTCGATCTGCACACCCATGTTTTGGAATGCAGTTAGCGTTGCTTCACAATCTGTGGACGACAAAAATCCAATCACATCGCTAACACCTTCAGCCAGCGAGGCAAACATAACGGCACGGTGCGAAATCGATTTGTCGCCAGGTACCTGCATATCGCCACTGCACATCGCGTTTGGCTCTAAATGAAAATTTGCAGATCCCATAGGATATTATTCTAAAACTGGTTAGATGAACTACCCTATTTATTAGAGTTTTTGTTGTTCATATTTTTATCGCGCAGCTGTTTCGCTTGATCGAAAGACGCATGGATAGCTTTGCCATCCTGCATAGCTATCTTTTGTTTTAATTCTGCCAAACAATTAATAAAACCATCGATGGAATTAATAATTTCATCTTTATTTGCCACACAAATATCTGCCCACATGGTTGGGTCACTAGATGCAATACGCGTAAAATCATAAAATCCACCTGCTGCGTAATTAAATATACTCTCCGCATCCTCTCGTTGACCCAAATAATTCACCAAATTGTAGGCCACCATGTGCGGCAAATGGCTGGTAGCTGATAAAATAGCATCATGCTGGCTTGCAGACATAAAATCCACATTGGCGCCTACTCCCTCCCACATTTTAGTAATTGCATCGCTAGCAGATGCAGCAGTTTCCTCTGTTGGAGTCAGAATCACTTTCCTATTTTTATATAACTGCTCCACAGCGTGCTCAAAACCACTCTGCTCACCCCCAGCAATGGGGTGCCCGGGAACAAAATTAATCGGTAGCTCGCCAAAAACATCTAAAGCCGCTTGGACAATATCTGCTTTACTACTGCCAACATCCGTTAATAGTGTTTTAGCATTTAAGCTGGGTTTTAAAATAGAAAAAGTATCTTTAATTTTCCCTACCGGCACACCCACCACAATAATATCTGCATCGGAAACATCAACATCTTGCAACAACTGATATTCATCAATAATGTTTAACGCTTGTGCTGCAGCCAATCTTTGTGCATCTCTACCCACACCCACAATCGATCGCGCAAGATTGTGTTGCTTCAAATCTTTAGCCAGCGAGGCATTAATCAGGCCCACACCAACAAGGTATACTTTGTTAAACATAATTTATTAAAAAAACGATGTTAAAGAGAAAACTATAACTTTATAGTACCGAGATTTATAATACTGCACGGGGATATGAACCAAGCACCTTAAGTAAGTCTGCCTCTGTTTTTAATTCTGCTACACAATTTTTAATAGTGTCACTTTTAATATGTCCCTCAAGATCTAGAAAGAAAACATATTCCCAATTCACACAATGTGAAGGTCTTGACTCGATTCTCGTCATGCTTACATTATTTTTCGCGAGTGGCTGCAATAAACTATAGAGCGCGCCGGACTTGTTGCGTGCAGAAATCAATAAAGTGGTTTTATCATCATCCGTAGGCCCTACTTCTTGCTTACCAATGATTAAAAATCGAGTGGTGTTATCCGGAGAATCTTCGATTTTTTTATTCTGTATCGTTAAACTGTAAACAGAAGCTGCAGTTTCACTAGCAATAGCAGCTGCATTTTCCTCATTTGCCGCACGCTTTGCCGCATCGGCATTACTACTCACTGGCACGCGTTTAACACCCGGCAAATTCGTCTCTAGCCATTTTTTACATTGCGCCAAAGATTGCTGATGTGAATATAAAACTTCTATGTCAGAAAGTTTTTCCACATTACTTAATAAATGTTGATGCACTCGCATCTCCACCTCACCTACAATACTTAAGGTAGATTCTAAAAACATATCTAAAGTACTGTTCACAATTCCTTGAGTAGAGTTCTCTATTGGCACTACGCCATAATTAGCATTATCTGATTCCACTTCGCGAAACACGTCGTCTATGTTATTGGTTGCGAGTGTTTGAATTGAATGCCCGAAGTGCTTGTATGCTGCTTCTTCGGTAAATGTGCCCGATGGGCCTAAAAACGCTACTTGCAATCTTTGCTCTAGCGCCAAACACGCGGACATCACTTCGCGAATAAGCCTAGCCATCTCCTCATTTGAAAGTGGGCCGTTGTTATACTCAAGCACTCTCTTTAGCACACTCGCTTCACGATCAGGTCGGTAAAACGCATTGCCTTCTCCCGATTCTGCTTTTACTTGTGCAACCTCCTGAGCCAACTTTGCCCGCTCGCTAATAAAATCGAGCAATTTTCGATCTACAGCATCAATTTCTTGCCTCAATTCTGAAAGTGATTTTTTATCCATTTGATACTAAGAAGAATATTTGCAATATGTCTAACATAACCATACTTGTTTAAATTTTATTACGTGTAATCTAGAGTGAATAATATCAAGAAATACAAATCATGTTACAAATGATTGCATTGAATTCTTTTCTATATATATTCTAGTGGGCTAATACTGAGATATTAGCTCTTAGTCTAGTGCTTATTATACTACTTCAATTTCAGACCAGACGAGGGCTCTGCTCATTCCGAGACGCAAGCATCATTCCATGCAAGTATATCGCTGCCTACATAGAATAATCACATATGCAAATACACTTTCATGAAAGCATATTTATCATTTCACTCTGCTTTCTTTTTAAAATATTAATCACCCTATTATTACAAACATCTGACTCTATAAATTACTCACTCTAAAATACTTGACTTTATATGCTAATATTTAATACAAATTTACCAAATAAAAAGAGTTAGGATAATTTAGATGCAGATTGATGGCCGTTTAACTGGGGAAACAAATATTTTTGAAACAGATATTTGTATTATTGGTGCTGGTGCTGCAGGAATTACTATCGCAAAAGAGCTTATTTCTTCCGGAAAAGATATCTGTTTAGTAGAAAGCGGAGGGCTGACAGTTACTCAAGAAAACCAAGGTCTAGCGAGTGGCGAAAATGTTGGTCATGAATATTTTCCACTTGAAACAACAAGGCTAAGAGCATTTGGTGGTACTACAGGCCACTGGACAGGCTGGTGCCGACCAATGGAGCCTATCGATTTTGAAAAACGTGATTGGGTACCAGATAGTGGTTGGCCATACGGATTTGATACATTGAAACCTTACTACGTTCGCGCTCAAAAAATAATGCAAATTGGCCCATATAAATACTTACCGGAAGAATGGGAGTCCCTATCCAACGAACCATGGAACTTTGGGCAAGAAAAATCTAACTCAAATGAAATTCAATCACGAATCATTAATCGATTGGTCCAGCATAGCCCGCCCACAAGATTTGGCGAAGTCTATCGTGAAGAACTATTTGCGGCAAATAATATTCGAGTTTTTCTAAATTCAAATGTAACCACTATAAATGCTAACAAAACCGGCGAAAACATAAATGATATAACGGTTCGCCCAATTGATGGGAAAGCATTCTCAATAAAAGCAAAACAATTCGTATTGGCGGCCAGCGGGCTTGATAACCCAAGAATTCTTCTACTTTCTAATAATATTCATAAAAATGGCTTGGGTAATAATAACGATAATGTAGGTCGCTATTATATGAATCACACCTGGTTTGCTGCTGCAGGGATTGTTTCTACAATACCCAGCTTAAGCTCAGCTTTCTACGAGTATGGCAAAACTATTGCATCCTCTTCCAAGGGCCAAAAAACCAATGTACAAGGCTTTATAGCATTTACACCTGAGACCCAACGAAAGGAGAAGATTATTAACTTAAGTCTGGTTGTAGAACCAGGCGCAAATCTCAAATGGCTGATAACAAAGCCGATGGAAAATGATAGCTGGCACTCTCGCATAGGAAGAGCAATAGCCAATATTGATGAGCTTGCAGCCAAAGTACTACACGATACTTTCTCGGATTCGTCAGATTATCAAGTCTTCTCACTTATAAATGAGATAGAACAGGCCCCGAATCCAGATAGTCGCGTTACTCTAACTGACGACATAGATATTCTTGGACAACGCAAACTTCGTCTTGATTGGCAATTGCAAGATCTCGATATAAGAAGTATTGCACGTGGACACGAATTATTAGGGGCGGAATTAGCACGACTCGGAATAGGTCGAGTTGTAGGCGCAATGGACCCAGAATCCGGCTGGCCGCCAGGTCCGTTAGGTAATTGGCATCACATAGGAACTACGCGCATGAGCGAATCGCAATCTAAAGGCGTTGTCGATGCAGACTGTCGAGTACACGGAGTTAACAATTTATATATAGCAGGAAGTTCTGTTTTCCCGACCTCAGGCTACTGCAATCCAACCTTAACAATAGTAGCATTGTCTATAAAATTAGCTGATCATCTAAAGATTCAATAACCAATTTAAACCCAAATGAATCGTTATAGACGTAATATTATATTCACAATTGCAAGCGGATTATCTTTTCCTTGTGTTGCGAAGTATTCACACTCAATTCCGCAGATTTCGCCTGTTTCACCATCACCAGTACTCAATAAGATATTTCAAGAATGCTGTCCAAATTTAAGCGATGCTGCTTTCATAGGGAAACAATATCTGCGTCTACAGCCCAAAGAATCAAATGAATCCTTACTGAAATCAAAACTATGGGGCGACATTCCATATACAAAAGTAGAACAAGCTGAACCTTGCATTCAAGCAATAATAAAAAATCATATTGCAGACTGCTCAGAAACAAATATGATCACACTAAACGGATTAGTGCTATCACAAACTGAAATACGCCTTTATGCTTTAGTTTTTCTGCAGTTTGGTTAATGCCACCTTAGCAATCAGACAAAAAAAAGCCCACTAACAAGTGGGCTTTTTCAAATAACATATTAGTTTTATATATTTTTTTGCTTCTTACGGCGAACCAAACCTAATCCAAGTAAGCCTAATCCCATTAAGCCCAATGTTGCAGGCTCTGGCACTTTCGTTCCATGACCATATAGATCTGCCCCAAGCCATTTTTTGTATTTACTGTTGTAGACCCAATCACCATAGTAAGGTGTGAATGATTTCCAAAATTTACCACCACCCCATATTTTTAAATAATCTTCAGTCACAACATTGTTGTAGTATCCGCCATACCATCCAGCGTCTGCAAAGTGGAAACCGCCCTTATATGTTGATATACCAGAGTAACCATACTTTGTTACAGTGCCATAAAGCGAACCACTGCCATCGAAGTTTAGATAGCCACCAGAAAAATCAACACGACCATACCGACCTTTTAACCAGCCTTGTACCTGAGAAAATTTACCAACAGTATCATCCCAGTATCCAGTTAGAGTGCCTGATAACTTTTTGATACTAGTATTACCATGTATTTGGCTATAGCCGTAACCTGGGCTGTAAATATCGTATTTAATTTTGGCAAGCGCCCATGCGTTAACTGGAAGAAAAACAAATCCCAGTACGCATATTACAAAAAACTTCTTAATCATAGTTAACTCTCCCTAGTAAAACTGAATAATACTGAACCTCTTCTCTGTGCAGAGTATACCAACTTCTAATATCGTGTAAAACCTTGAATTTAATAGATTTACTATCTCGTGACGTAGTTCACTAAATCTGTCATTAGACGTATGGATAACTCACTATTCATCAGTAGGTTATTGAGCTTTTGTACATAACAACTACACTTAAGCTTGAAGTTGAATGAATGACTAAGTACCTGCTTTCGATACGAAATTCCCTAATTATAAGCTGAGAATCTAAACCTCTATAGACAATCTCCTTAAACTTTAATTAATAGAATTATGTGGTATCAATTCTTTCGTAGCTTGCTGTGTCTCTTTCAATCAAACGAGTTAAAATATAGATTAACCCCAATGCAGCAATCATATATTGACCTATAAAGAATCTCGACCACAGCACTGGAAATAACAGATAATGAATAGCTATATACCCACAAGAAATCATCGTAAGAGCAGTTACTGGATTCTCCATTAATTCAATAATAGTTTTTTTATTAAGTGATTTAAAATTCTTCATACGAAAAAATAGAATAAGTTGCAGCAAAACATTTAGAACAAACACCCAAAACCTATCTTCATTAACAACTTTAATGCTATTTCTTAAAACTACGGTAAAATATTGCTGCAGACTCACGCCTAAATTTGAGAATTCTAATGGATGTGCGGCAAGCATATCGCTGATAAAAACGAAGTAAAATACCGTACTCCAACCATAATTCCCAACCAATTCATTCACACCAAAATATAAAACGGCTGTTGCTGCAACTGACACACAAGCCTGCACTCGCCATTCAGGTTTGATTGCAAAATAATATGTAAGAACAAGCAATACAAATATCACCATATCCGTACGTATCAATACTGAAAGTACTAACAGGGGGAAAACTGCCCAATGCTTTCTAATAAACGCGTAACAAATCAAGCCAAGCCAACAATATGCTAAAGAATCGGCAGAAGTCTTCTGCCCTGCATCAATCACCCCAGTTAGTACGAATAGCAAAGGCAATAGCGCTCTGAAAAATACAGGTTTGATTTCATTACGATACGCGTGAAAAAATACAACTAGCCCCAATGCTGCTGCAGCTGCCGTAATCACGTGGCCAGCGGTAAATATATTAACGCCTAAACTTACTAAAATAAAAATTAATCCTACAAAGACAATTCTAATTTTATAATAAGGAATTTGTTGATTAAAAGCATCCGAATCCTCACTCATTAATTTTCTATAACTATCTTTTTTAGTTAGCTTCTCAAAGTCCTCCTCGGACACATAATTCTGTAGTTCTCTATACAAGTATTCATGCACGATCTCAGGCTCTTGGTTATCCAAGGTCAACGCAGAAGCCGCATATCCCAACATGTCCCAATTTTGATCTTGTGAATTCATACAGACTAAAAAGAAAAATAAACTTGAAAAAATAATGAAAATATAACAAAGCTTATTTAACATATTATTAAATGACGAAATGCTCTGTGATTTACTCTTGATTTCCATCTAAATTATCTTTGCTGCAAAGTATAAGATTTATTTGTAAAGCGCTTATTAATCCATGATCGAACAGGATTTTCATAGAGATGAAATGATATTGCACCTACTATAATCGACAGAATGAAACCAGATAATTCTCCGCCTGGTAATTTATAACTATATTGATAAAAAAGCTGCTGCCATAGGTAAATTGAGTACGACCAAACACCAAGTAAGCGCAAATACTTTAAACTCAATAAGTTGCGAAACAGTCCAGATGTATCCTCTAAGTGATTAACTGTGAATGCGAGCAATATTGGGGCTAGCGAAAAACTTAGCCATCCTGGTACAGGTTTTACTATGTAGCATAAAATCACTGCTCCAAATGTTAAAAAAGGGATGATTGCATGCACCCGCAATGCCAAACTATTTTTAATTAAATTATATCCTGCAGACAAAAATATGAAGCTGATTGCACACTCTGTTCGTATACGAAACACCTCAACTGAATTCTCCAAACCTGAATTCTCCAAATTTAAATATTTGTAAAAACAAATTGCAATAGATAAAAATCCAAGCATAACTAAACATGTAGCGGCTAATTTATTGCGTAGAAATATAACAGTCATAACACTCATTAATACATAAGCGTGTTCTTCCACATTCAACGACCACAAATGCCCGGTCGGAGTATTAACATCCCAAATATGAGGAACGCTTGGATAATACGTTCTAATAAAGGTTAAATTAGCAAATATTTCTCGTGTTAAATATTCATGACCTACGATTGTTTCAAATATATAGACAACAAATACAAACAAAAATAAAACAGGCAAAATACGACTGAAGCGTCGAATATAAAAATCCTTTAAATTTAACCGCTTCTCGAATAAGATTTTGCTCATCAGCATTCCAGAAAGGACGAAGAAGATATCTACACCTAAGCGATCTTCCCAAATCCATTCGATATCAAAAAAATGCCCAATTAGCAGAAAACTAATCGCAATTCCTCGCCAACCATCCCAGATTTCTACACGTTTCAAAACAATTTAGCTGAGCTACTGCTTCAGCCCTCTTAGAGTGATTGATTAGAACCCTTCTTGTAGTCCCTATACGCTGCTAGTAACATATCGATATCACCATCTTTTGGTACCCAATTAAGCTCTCGCTCGCCTTTACTAACATCTAGCACACATGTTTCGTCTGCAATTAAATACTGCTCCGGATCCATTATCGGAAAATTAATGCGATCAAATATTTCAAGAACAAACTTAACAATAGGAGCAGGCGTCGGAATTAAGAACGACTTACTTCCAGCAGTTTTAATTAACGTCCCAAGTAGTTGATTAACAGTTGGTGGATTAAGTGAACCAAGATTATATTCCTCATTAGGAAATCCCGCTTCAACAGCACACAAACAAGCATCTGCACAGTCACTAACAGAAATAAATTGATAATAATTCTTGCCGTTACCAATAGTGGGGACAGGAAGATTCTTATCTATAAGTTTGAATAACTTTTCTAATATGCCTAAGCGACCAGGACCAATTATTAAGCGCGGTCTAAATATAGGAATATTGAAACCTTTTGTGCGATATTTTTCACAAAGCAATTCAGTTTGATATTTAGCTTCCCCATAAGGGCCTAATGGTGCTCTTGGGTGCGACTCAAAACGCGGATCTTCAAGGGTATGTCCATACACCATATCTGTTGTGTAATAAATAAGATTACGCAAGCCATGCTCTTGCATAAAATCAAAAACATTTTGAGTGCCTACATATAGCGCCTGCCAAAAGTATTCTTTTCGTTTTGCTCTTTTTATGATGGGCACTAATAATTCAGCTGCAAAGTGATAAACAACATCACCTTCCTCAACCTTAATCTCTTGAAACGTTTCTTTATTGATAACATTCATCTTTAAGTACGTCACGAACTCGCTTTCGTAAATTCCGGACGACAAAGTTTGTTTTCTGTCACAGATAAGTACATTCTCATTCCGCGCACATAACTTTTTAGTCAACTCAGTCCCTAGAAATCCATCACCGCCAAATATTATATGTTTCATATTACAAACAATTCCTTAT
It contains:
- the aroA gene encoding 3-phosphoshikimate 1-carboxyvinyltransferase codes for the protein MGSANFHLEPNAMCSGDMQVPGDKSISHRAVMFASLAEGVSDVIGFLSSTDCEATLTAFQNMGVQIERIGDTHVRIEGVGLKGLRAPNKVLDMGNSGTAMRLLAGILSGQNFTSTLIGDHSLSSRPMQRIQTPLKRMGANIASEEGYTPPLVMQPSRVLSGIEYLLPVPSAQVKSCVLLAGLYAQGRTCVEENTPTRDHTERMLQTFSYPVELNDQSACVMGGGKLSACEIEIPGDISSAAFLIVGALISDKAMLTIRNVGVNPTRDGVIKILQLMGANIQVTNQRNMGKEPVADLIVQSSALHGIKIPHSLIANSIDEFPIIFIAAACAQGVTTLVGAEELRVKESDRIAVMANGLKMLGISVNENPDGLVITGGQFQGGEIDSGGDHRVAMAFAMASIKANAVITVLDTENVMTSFPNFVDTVSDLGLNISQR
- a CDS encoding prephenate dehydrogenase/arogenate dehydrogenase family protein, coding for MFNKVYLVGVGLINASLAKDLKQHNLARSIVGVGRDAQRLAAAQALNIIDEYQLLQDVDVSDADIIVVGVPVGKIKDTFSILKPSLNAKTLLTDVGSSKADIVQAALDVFGELPINFVPGHPIAGGEQSGFEHAVEQLYKNRKVILTPTEETAASASDAITKMWEGVGANVDFMSASQHDAILSATSHLPHMVAYNLVNYLGQREDAESIFNYAAGGFYDFTRIASSDPTMWADICVANKDEIINSIDGFINCLAELKQKIAMQDGKAIHASFDQAKQLRDKNMNNKNSNK
- the pheA gene encoding prephenate dehydratase, whose product is MDKKSLSELRQEIDAVDRKLLDFISERAKLAQEVAQVKAESGEGNAFYRPDREASVLKRVLEYNNGPLSNEEMARLIREVMSACLALEQRLQVAFLGPSGTFTEEAAYKHFGHSIQTLATNNIDDVFREVESDNANYGVVPIENSTQGIVNSTLDMFLESTLSIVGEVEMRVHQHLLSNVEKLSDIEVLYSHQQSLAQCKKWLETNLPGVKRVPVSSNADAAKRAANEENAAAIASETAASVYSLTIQNKKIEDSPDNTTRFLIIGKQEVGPTDDDKTTLLISARNKSGALYSLLQPLAKNNVSMTRIESRPSHCVNWEYVFFLDLEGHIKSDTIKNCVAELKTEADLLKVLGSYPRAVL
- a CDS encoding FAD-dependent oxidoreductase, whose protein sequence is MQIDGRLTGETNIFETDICIIGAGAAGITIAKELISSGKDICLVESGGLTVTQENQGLASGENVGHEYFPLETTRLRAFGGTTGHWTGWCRPMEPIDFEKRDWVPDSGWPYGFDTLKPYYVRAQKIMQIGPYKYLPEEWESLSNEPWNFGQEKSNSNEIQSRIINRLVQHSPPTRFGEVYREELFAANNIRVFLNSNVTTINANKTGENINDITVRPIDGKAFSIKAKQFVLAASGLDNPRILLLSNNIHKNGLGNNNDNVGRYYMNHTWFAAAGIVSTIPSLSSAFYEYGKTIASSSKGQKTNVQGFIAFTPETQRKEKIINLSLVVEPGANLKWLITKPMENDSWHSRIGRAIANIDELAAKVLHDTFSDSSDYQVFSLINEIEQAPNPDSRVTLTDDIDILGQRKLRLDWQLQDLDIRSIARGHELLGAELARLGIGRVVGAMDPESGWPPGPLGNWHHIGTTRMSESQSKGVVDADCRVHGVNNLYIAGSSVFPTSGYCNPTLTIVALSIKLADHLKIQ
- a CDS encoding PEP-CTERM sorting domain-containing protein, with product MIKKFFVICVLGFVFLPVNAWALAKIKYDIYSPGYGYSQIHGNTSIKKLSGTLTGYWDDTVGKFSQVQGWLKGRYGRVDFSGGYLNFDGSGSLYGTVTKYGYSGISTYKGGFHFADAGWYGGYYNNVVTEDYLKIWGGGKFWKSFTPYYGDWVYNSKYKKWLGADLYGHGTKVPEPATLGLMGLGLLGLGLVRRKKQKNI
- a CDS encoding acyltransferase family protein — its product is MVLKRVEIWDGWRGIAISFLLIGHFFDIEWIWEDRLGVDIFFVLSGMLMSKILFEKRLNLKDFYIRRFSRILPVLFLFVFVVYIFETIVGHEYLTREIFANLTFIRTYYPSVPHIWDVNTPTGHLWSLNVEEHAYVLMSVMTVIFLRNKLAATCLVMLGFLSIAICFYKYLNLENSGLENSVEVFRIRTECAISFIFLSAGYNLIKNSLALRVHAIIPFLTFGAVILCYIVKPVPGWLSFSLAPILLAFTVNHLEDTSGLFRNLLSLKYLRLLGVWSYSIYLWQQLFYQYSYKLPGGELSGFILSIIVGAISFHLYENPVRSWINKRFTNKSYTLQQR
- a CDS encoding NAD-dependent epimerase/dehydratase family protein, which codes for MKHIIFGGDGFLGTELTKKLCARNENVLICDRKQTLSSGIYESEFVTYLKMNVINKETFQEIKVEEGDVVYHFAAELLVPIIKRAKRKEYFWQALYVGTQNVFDFMQEHGLRNLIYYTTDMVYGHTLEDPRFESHPRAPLGPYGEAKYQTELLCEKYRTKGFNIPIFRPRLIIGPGRLGILEKLFKLIDKNLPVPTIGNGKNYYQFISVSDCADACLCAVEAGFPNEEYNLGSLNPPTVNQLLGTLIKTAGSKSFLIPTPAPIVKFVLEIFDRINFPIMDPEQYLIADETCVLDVSKGERELNWVPKDGDIDMLLAAYRDYKKGSNQSL